The following proteins are co-located in the Cydia fagiglandana chromosome 2, ilCydFagi1.1, whole genome shotgun sequence genome:
- the LOC134679586 gene encoding piggyBac transposable element-derived protein 4-like, with protein MRDNEIENVLFYGSDADDSEDDEDEERFPIVLPRVSRVYLSDVDSDDEIESSTTVEYSWPPPNPVPATSVVEPTEPAPAPIIEPTEQPTTAADCPAPYPAKFRFEWRQFPQPQVSPNLRRESFSQANRRTALYTNPYEAFVAIWDRSIIEHVANETNKYAQQLAAAMLLQGIAPNSRITRWVDTTVDELYTYFALILAMGIVVKSRLDEYWNTTKDIFCTPEFSTNMSIDRFLLLSKCLHFNDNATCTADRLSNDEAKLHKLLPIVQHLNMKFSSLYTLGQNIALDESLTQWKGWLNIKNHIPNKAAQVGIKTYEICESQTGYLWRFEVEAKQGVTNQNEQDPISGKIPTLVLKLLRGLEHNGHTVWMDNYYNSPALARELKLLGFDCVGTLRTNRQFVPVELTNLTNRDMNVGQVCGCTSGDVDLIVWRDKKRIALISTYHGLTTLECGGIVKPALIHDYNICMGGVDKKDQMLAMYPIERTRTKVWYKFFFKRLLNASTLNAFIMLKQNDPLMTHRNFRKNLVIQLLQRHKPVSPRPPAILTTPGRHMPKYFEKVLQQAGYTRHRRRKCVVCRKPTISYCEGCDGKALCVSSCFSLYHP; from the exons ATGCGGGATAATGAAATAGAAAACGTTCTCTTTTATG GCAGTGACGCAGACGACAGCGAAGACGATGAAGACGAAGAACGGTTTCCTATAGTTTTGCCAAGAGTATCCCGGGTGTACTTATCTGACGTCGACAGTGATGACGAAATAGAGTCATCAACAACCGTGGAGTACTCTTGGCCACCTCCAAATCCAGTCCCTGCTACTTCGGTTGTCGAACCTACGGAGCCAGCACCAGCCCCAATTATAGAGCCCACAGAGCAGCCAACAACAGCCGCAGATTGTCCAGCTCCTTATCCAGCGAAATTTAGGTTTGAATGGAGACAGTTCCCACAGCCTCAAGTTTCACCAAACTTAAGAAGGGAAAGCTTCTCCCAGGCTAATAGACGCACTGCTCTTTATACCAACCCTTACGAAGCATTCGTTGCAATATGGGATCGTTCTATTATTGAGCATGTAGCCAACGAAACAAATAAATACGCTCAGCAGTTAGCAGCGGCAATGCTGCTGCAGGGAATTGCTCCCAATAGCAGAATAACAAGATGGGTAGACACAACAGTGGACGAGTTATACACTTATTTTGCTTTAATTTTGGCCATGGGTATCGTAGTGAAAAGCCGTCTAGACGAGTATTGGAACACCACCAAAGACATATTTTGTACTCCAGAATTCTCCACCAATATGTCTATCGACCGCTTTTTACTGCTGAGCAAGTGTTTGCACTTTAACGACAATGCCACATGTACCGCTGACAGACTTTCAAATGATGAAGCGAAATTGCATAAATTGTTGCCTATTGTGCAGCATCTCAATATGAAATTCTCTTCATTGTACACTTTAGGCCAAAATATTGCATTAGACGAAAGTTTAACACAATGGAAGGGTTGGCTAAATATTAAAAACCACATACCTAACAAGGCAGCACAAGTAGGCATTAAAACCTACGAAATATGCGAATCCCAAACGGGCTACCTATGGCGATTTGAGGTAGAGGCAAAACAGGGCGTCACAAACCAGAATGAACAGGATCCCATATCTGGAAAAATACCGACTCTTGTGCTTAAACTTCTCCGTGGTTTGGAGCACAATGGTCACACAGTTTGGATGGATAACTATTACAACTCCCCTGCTCTAGCGAGGGAGTTGAAGCTTTTGGGGTTTGACTGCGTTGGTACTCTACGCACAAATCGTCAATTCGTTCCCGTTGAGttgacaaatttgacaaatagggaCATGAATGTCGGCCAGGTGTGCGGTTGCACATCCGGAGATGTTGATCTCATTGTATGGCGAGATAAGAAGCGTATTGCTCTTATTTCGACATACCATGGCTTAACAACTCTGGAATGCGGTGGCATAGTCAAACCTGCTCTCATACACGATTATAATATCTGTATGGGAGGGGTAGATAAAAAAGATCAAATGCTAGCCATGTACCCCATAGAACGGACACGCACAAAAGTGTGgtataaattttttttcaaacggCTACTAAATGCTAGCACATTAAACGCGTTTATAATGCTCAAACAAAACGACCCGTTAATGACACACCGAAATTTTCGTAAAAACTTGGTGATTCAGTTGCTTCAGCGTCACAAGCCAGTCTCGCCACGTCCACCGGCAATTTTAACCACACCCGGAAGGCATATGcctaaatattttgaaaaagtgTTACAACAAGCTGGTTACACCCGGCATCGACGAAGGAAATGTGTTGTGTGCCGCAAACCCACAATTTCATACTGCGAAGGGTGTGATGGCAAGGCTTTGTGCGTATCGTCATGCTTTTCACTGTATCATCCTTAG